GCAGTTTGTAAGCGAGCAATATTTGCTTTTTCCAGTTGCTGCTTTGCATATTCCATCGAAACATGATATTCGGCCTTACTTTCAGAAGGAATTTCAAACATCACATCCATCATGATTGTCTCGACTATAGAACGTAAACCTCGCGCGCCAAGCTTATACTCTACCGCTTTATCCACAATATATTCATAGACTTTTTCATCGAAAGTCAGCTTTATATTATCCATTTCAAAGAGCTTGACGTACTGTCTGATAATCGAATTTTTCGGTTCGGTTAAGATAGCACGTAAGGCAGTCCTATCTAATGGATTCAGATAAGTAAGTACTGGCAGACGACCTATAATTTCAGGGATTAATCCGAACGATTTCAGATCCTGAGGAGCGATATACTGCATCATATTCTTCTTATCAATCACCGCTGTAGCCTGAGATGCACTATATCCTACCACATGAGTGTTGAGACGCTGCGCAATTTTTTTCTCAATTCCGTCGAATGCGCCTCCACAGATGAATAGAATATTTTTGGTATTCACTGGAATCATTTTCTGATCAGGATGTTTACGTCCTCCCTGAGGTGGAACATTAACAACTGCACCTTCCAATAATTTCAATAATCCCTGCTGAACTCCTTCCCCACTTACGTCACGGGTAATGGAAGGGTTATCACCTTTACGGGCTATTTTATCTATTTCGTCAATAAACACAATACCTCTTTCGGCTTCTGGAACGTTATAATCGGCCACTTGCAGCAGTCGGGTAAGAATGCTTTCAATATCCTCTCCCACATAACCCGCTTCCGTTAATACGGTTGCATCGACAATAGTAAAAGGTACATGCAACAGTTTTGCAATTGTCCTTGCTAGAAGAGTTTTGCCCGTACCCGTGCTACCCACCATAATGATATTAGATTTCTCAATCTCTACATCATCACCGCTGTCTTTCTGCAGCAAACGTTTATAGTGGTTATAGACTGATACCGAAAGATAACGTTTGGCATCGTCCTGACCAATAACATATTGGTCCAGAAACTTTTTAATATCAACAGGCTTTGGTAAATCTTTAAGATTTAATGGTTTTCCGGAACCCGATTGTTTACTAGTACCAATGGCTTCCTGGGAAATTTCATAAGCCTGAGTGGCACAACTGTCACAGATGTAGCCATTCATCCCCGTAATCAGAAAAGAAACTTCGCTTTCCGTACGTCCGCAAAAGCTACATTTCTTTTTATTTTTTGATGATTTTGAATCTTCCAATGTAGTTGTTCAATTTAATCTTTATACCTTAATTATATCGTCGCAGGTTTACGCATAAGCACTTCATCAATCATACCGTACTCTTTTGCTTCTTGTGAGCTCATCCAATAATCACGATCTGAATCCGCCCATACTTTATCAAAATCTGTATGAGAATGATCGGCTATGATTGTATAGAGTTCCTTTTTCAATTTCTGAATTTCACGAGCAGTGATTTCGATATCCGAAGCCTGTCCCTGAACACCTCCCATTGGCTGATGAATCATCACGCGGGAATGTGTAAGTCCTGAGCGCTTCTTATCTGCTCCTGCAACCAGCAATACTGCCGC
The sequence above is drawn from the uncultured Bacteroides sp. genome and encodes:
- the clpX gene encoding ATP-dependent Clp protease ATP-binding subunit ClpX; translated protein: MEDSKSSKNKKKCSFCGRTESEVSFLITGMNGYICDSCATQAYEISQEAIGTSKQSGSGKPLNLKDLPKPVDIKKFLDQYVIGQDDAKRYLSVSVYNHYKRLLQKDSGDDVEIEKSNIIMVGSTGTGKTLLARTIAKLLHVPFTIVDATVLTEAGYVGEDIESILTRLLQVADYNVPEAERGIVFIDEIDKIARKGDNPSITRDVSGEGVQQGLLKLLEGAVVNVPPQGGRKHPDQKMIPVNTKNILFICGGAFDGIEKKIAQRLNTHVVGYSASQATAVIDKKNMMQYIAPQDLKSFGLIPEIIGRLPVLTYLNPLDRTALRAILTEPKNSIIRQYVKLFEMDNIKLTFDEKVYEYIVDKAVEYKLGARGLRSIVETIMMDVMFEIPSESKAEYHVSMEYAKQQLEKANIARLQTA